GGTTATAAAAATCAATCTGCCGGAAACAGAGTTAAATTTGCCTAAAGCAGGTCCTTTTGGGGTGGGTTTAACCTTTGCTTTGGTGAGTTCTCCTTGTGCTAGTCCTGTGTTGTTTGCAGTGTTAGCGGCGGCGGCGGCTACTGGTTCTCAGGTTTTAGCGACTTTAACTATGGTTAGTTATGCTCTGGGTTATACCATGTTGATTTTCTTAGCTAGTTTATTTACTGGTTTAGCCAAACAGAGTAATAATTTGTTGAAACATTCTGAGGGTATTATTCGCTTCGGTAGTGTGGCTTTGTTGATGACAGGTGCTTATTATTTGTTCACTGGTACGAAATGGTTTTTTGGAGGTTAAATAATTATGGTAGAAAATTTAGTGATTATCGGATCTGGTCCTGCAGGTTATACGGCGGCGATTTATGCGGGGAGAGCTCAACTTAATCCCCTGATGTTTGAAGGTTTTAGTGTTGGTGGTGTGCCGGGAGGGCAGTTAATGACTACAACGGAGGTAGAAAATTACCCCGGTTTTGCTCAAGGTATTACTGGACCAAATTTAATGAAGGAAATGAGACAACAGGCTCAAAGATGGGGTGCAAGGTTAATTAGAGAAGATGTGATTAAGGTTGATTTTTCTCAACGCCCTTTTATTATCACTGCGGATGAAACAGAAGTTCAGGCTTTAGCTGTAATTATTTGCACTGGGGCAACGGCTAAACGTTTGCATATTCTTGGAGAAGAAGAGTTTTGGAATAATGGTATTTCTGCTTGTGCTATTTGTGATGGTGCTAGTCCTTTATTTCGTAATACCGAAGTTGCGGTGGTGGGTGGTGGGGATTCGGCGGCGGAAGAAGCTCTTTATTTGACTAAATATGCTTCTTTGGTATATCTATTGGTAAGGCGCGATCGCCTCCGTGCTTCTAAAACTATGCAAGAGCGTCTTTTTGCCCATACTCAAATCAAAATCCATTGGCATACTGTGCCAGTAGTGGCTTATGGGGATGAAATCTTGCAAGGGATTCAAGTGCAAAATACCCTAACAAAAGAAGTTTCTGAGTTTTCTGTGAATGGTTTGTTTTATGCGATCGGGCATACTCCTAACACTCGGTTATTTCAAGGGCAAATTACCCTCGACGAGCAAGGTTATATCATCACCAAAGGTAAAAGCACAGCTACCAATGTTGAGGGAGTTTGGGCGGCAGGGGATGTACAAGATCACCATTATCGCCAAGCTATCACCGCCGCAGGTACTGGGTGTATGGCGGCATTGGAAGCGGAACGTTGGTTATCTCAAAAGGGTTCTCTTTCTGTTCCTTCTTTAGTTTAGTTAGGTGTTTGTGAACCGTGAAAACTATTTATTGACACTTTATTTTTTTGGTGGGTATTACCCACCCCACTTATTTTTTTGGAGGTAAGATTTATGTCTAATTTACATGGTGCGGAAGTTTTAACTCAGTTACGTCAAGAATCTGATAAGCCTATTTTGATTAAGTTTACTGCTCCTCATTGTCCTTCTTGTGAAACTTTAGCCCCTATTTTGGATGAGTTGAAGCGCGATCGCCCTGATGATTTTGAGTTAGTATCCATTGATATGACTGAAGATGTAGAAATTGTGATCGAATTTAAGGTCAGAAGTGCTCCTACTGTGGTTTTACTCAAGGGAAATGAAGTTAAAGAAAAAGTGGCAGGATTAAAACCAAAAAAATTCTATCAAGATTTAATCAGTTAAAACTAGACATGAATTTTTGAAGTTTTACTGAAACTTTTATCATTTTCGAGGAAAGGTCAGGTTTCTCGCCTGAATTTCTGCTTAACTTTGACCAATAATTCAAACTAAGTAAATATGTCTTATTTAAAACCCTTAGCAAAAACTGAAGTTTCTGACCAAGCCCAAGAAATATTAACAGAAATAGAAAATCAATTTGGGATGATTCCCAATCTTTTCAAAACCTACGCTTATTATCCCCCTTTATTAAAAGCTAATTGGCAAAAATTTCGGGCAACTATGGAAGGGGGAACATTATCACCAAAATTAAAACAAACCATTGCCGTATTAATTTCTCTGGATAATAGTACTGAATATTGCGTTTGCGCCCATTCTCGTGCCTTATTAAATATGGGAATTAGTGAAGAAGAATTAAAAAATATTCGTCATTTGATTGAGGTTTTAATCATGAGGAAAATTATTACAATGACTTTGGGTAGCCTGACTTTTTCAGGGTTTATCTTATTCGGATTGATATATCAAGCAGGAGGAGTGGAAAATTTCAAACTGCGTTATTTCGCCTTAACAGGTATTTTCCAAGATCAAACTAAGGAATTAGCAGATATTAGAAGCCAAAACTTAAATCCTGCTAAAAATACTCGTATTGAATTAAGTCAGCTTCTTAATGGTGGGCCTCCTAAAGACGGTATTCCTAGTATTGATAATCCCGTTTTTGATACTTCTCAAACAACTCCTTTTCCCCAAAATGAATTAGTAATTGGTGTAGTAGTTAATGGGGAAGCTAAAGCCTATCCTTTAGGTATTATGAATTGGCACGAAATCGTTAATGATACCGTAGGCGGTACTAACCTGACAATTACCTATTGTCCTTTATGTGATACTATTGTTGCTTTTGAAAGGGGTAATACTACTTTCGGAGTTTCTGGGAAACTCTATCAAAGTTGTCTAGTAATGTTCGATCGCAGCGATGATACTCTTTATTCTCAACCTTGGGCATTGGGAGTAGTGGGCAAAAATGTTAATACATCCTTAAATAGAGTAGCTGCCGTTAAAACAACCCTCGGAGACTGGTTAGAAAAATATCCAGATAGTAAAATTTTAGCGACAAAAACCGGGCATAATCGGGATTATTTTCGTTACCCTTATGGCAGTTATGACACTGATACTAAATTGATTTTCCCTGTCAGAAATCAAGAACAACTGCAACTGCATCCAAAAGCCATTGTTAGTTATATTTGGGAAGAAAATCAAAAAACACCCCATAATAGTTTTTCTGGTATTAGTCAACAATTTCCCCATGAAGAATTAAAAAAATTAGGAGAAAAAACCGTCAAATTTGGCGATCGCACTGTCAAAGCTCGTTGGGATACCGAATTAAACACAGTGATTGTGGAAGAATTAGACGGAAAAATTATCCCTAGTTCTACTGCTTTTGCCTTCGTTTATCCCAGTTTTTTTGATATTTTTTAATCAAAAATATCGACTTATTTTCAATAATAAAATATAGGTAATTAACCAATGAATTTACAACAAGAATTAAACAATCTTTCCCAACAAATGCAACAAAAATTATCCGATGATGTTAAAAAAATTATGGCAAAAACTGCTCAAGAATTAATTGACTCTCAAATCAGCGAAAAAGCCTTGAAAAAAGGCGATAAAATCCCTAGTTTTGCCTTACCTAACAGCACAGGTAAATTAATTAATATCAGTGATATTTTAGCCACATCAAAAGCCGTTATATCTTTTTATCGGGGAGGTTGGTGTCCATATTGTAACCTCGAATTAAAGGCTTTACAACAGCGATTGCCAGAAATAAAAGAAGCAGGGGCAAATTTAGTGGCTATATCTCCTCAAACTCCCGACAATTCCCTCTCAACTATTGAAAAACAAGAATTAACCTTTGAAGTTTTAAGCGATGTCGGTAACAATGTGGCGAAAGAATTTGGTTTAGTTTTTACAGTACCAGAAATTTTGCGTAATATCTACCACAGTTTTGGCATTGATTTACCTAAATCTAACGGCGATGACTCCTATACCTTACCCCTTCCTGCCACTTATATTGTGGATCGAAATGGTACTATTATTTATAGTTTTGTCGATACAGATTATACCAAAAGAGTTGATCCCCAAGAAATTATTGATATTTTAAAAAGTTTGTAGTAAGCCTTAAAAGGCTTTTTTCAATCTTGTTAAAGGTTAAATCAAGTTCAAGGGTTGAATAATATTCAACCTCGATAAAATACTATTTTGAGTTTATTTATTTGATGAATAAAAAGAATAAAAAATTAATTACAATTACTCACATTCCTACAAGCAAAATCATTGCAAGAGGGTTTGAAGGTTGGGGATTTATGGCTTTTGAGGGAAATTATTATATTCGTCTTAAATACATAAGAACCACTGGTTTTCAATTTAGTTATATACCCAGATTTTGTATTTATAAATTTTTATATGTTTGGCTACATCTTAAAGTTAAAGATTATAAAGAAGAATTTATTGCTTGGATGTATGTCATTCCTAATCCTCTTTTGCCTTTTATTTGGTTTAGAATTGGATTACCTAGAAATCATCACGCTTTAAAAATTGAGATTGAAAATGTCTAATTGTTTTGTTTGTCAACAAAAAGGAAAGCCAGTCAAAATTGTTACTCTTCAAAACTTACTTAAAACTGAAGTATTAGCTAAGTTAAATACAACTCTTAATTACTTTTTTTGTGGTGAAGAAAATTGTCCAATTGTTTATTTTAATCAACAAGGGCAAATTTTTATCATTGAAGAATTGAAAGTACCTGTTTATCAAAAAGATAAAAGCAAAAATATTCCTGTTTGTTATTGTTTTAATTGGACTAGAGAAAGTATTTATCAAAAAATAAAAGAAACTCAACAAAATGATGTGGAAAATTCCATTAAAGCGAAAATGAAAGCTCAACTTTGTGCTTGTGAAATCAAAAATCCTCAAGGTAGTTGTTGTTTAACTAATGTGCATCAAACTATTGATAATTACTCTTCTGAATTTGAATTACTTAATGATGATGAGATGATAGTATTAACCCAAAATTAGAAATTTTGTTATTTTTATGTGATTACGATGAACTTTGAATATTGGTATATGTTTCCTTTTTCCATCGTCATCGCTACTATTGCTATGGCTTCGGGAGTTGAGGGGGCGACTTTTTTTACTCCGTTATTTATGCTTGTGTTAAAATTACCGCCAGAAGTTGCTATTGGTACTGGTTTAATTACGGAAGTATTTGGTTTTTCTAGTGGTTTATTTGCTTATATTCGCAAAGGATTAATTGATTTTAAGTTAGGAAAAAAACTGTTAATTGTCACGATTCCTTTAGCTTTAATCGGTACATGGTTGGGTAAATTAATCTCCCCTTCTGCTTTAAAAGCGATGTTAGGAGTAGGTTTATTTGTCATCGCCCAAAGTTTTTTGAGTAATCCTGAATCAGAAGAAATAGAAGTTTTAGACGCAAATATAGCTAGTCATTCGAGAGAAAATCCTCAAACTTGTCTCACTAGCAATGATGGTGAAACTTTTTGTTATACCATAGCCAATACCACTGAGGGGCGATTACTTTCGGGAATTGGGGCGTTATTTTTAGGCATGGTATCTACGGGGTTAGGGGAGTTAAATGGTTATTTCTTGATTCAACGGTGTAAAGTGCCTTCTCAGGTGGCAGTGGCTACCAGTGTTTTTATCGTGGCTATTACTGCTTTAATCGCATCGGTAGGTCATGTATTACAATTTCTTCAAGCAGGAAATGATGAGTTGATGACAGTATTAAGTTTAGTTATTTTTACTGCACCGGGTGTTTTAATTGGTGCGCAATTTGGTTCAATGGTTGCCTCTAAATTGTCTCAAAAATTGTTGGAAAGAAGTATGGGTATTTTGTTTATTATTGTAGGTGCGATCGTACTTTTTGAATTGGCGGTTAAAAATCAAGATTTAATTTCTAGTTTTATATATATTAGTATGATATAAATTGTGTGCCATATCTTCTTATTCTCCTGTTTGTTAAGAGAAGTTAAGGGGAAGTAAATACCATAACTGAAATATAATTGCTGTACAACTGATTTAATGTTTTATTATAACCAAATTCTGAAGGGCAGTTGATCATAACATATTCTAATTAATATAAAATGATTAACTATTAAAAAAAAATTAGTTCATATTTTATTAAAGACTAATAAATAGTAAAAAAAATTCATTTAAAATTGTACTTTTGTTCATCATTATTTCATAGTCAGACTCCACAATAATAAATAAGAAAAGAAACAAGAAAGTATAAATATATAGGAGAAGACGGTCATGAAAAACTTAATTAGTAGTGTCATTTACACTTCAATGTTGATCTTAATGGTAAACCCAAGTTATGCTAATGATTTAGCAATGAAAAGTCAGAATTCTCGATTTATAGGCTATGAGACGAATCCTCATAATTTAGTAGATTTAGGGTATCAAGGTTACTTTAAAGATAGCGGTATTCCCTCTGCAGGTTTATTTCTTCATCAAGTAAATACAGGTAAAATAACTGCTCAAAAGTTAGTGCAAATTGGTATTGATAATGGACGTTTATC
This is a stretch of genomic DNA from Cyanobacterium aponinum PCC 10605. It encodes these proteins:
- a CDS encoding peroxiredoxin-like family protein; this encodes MNLQQELNNLSQQMQQKLSDDVKKIMAKTAQELIDSQISEKALKKGDKIPSFALPNSTGKLINISDILATSKAVISFYRGGWCPYCNLELKALQQRLPEIKEAGANLVAISPQTPDNSLSTIEKQELTFEVLSDVGNNVAKEFGLVFTVPEILRNIYHSFGIDLPKSNGDDSYTLPLPATYIVDRNGTIIYSFVDTDYTKRVDPQEIIDILKSL
- a CDS encoding sulfite exporter TauE/SafE family protein; this translates as MNFEYWYMFPFSIVIATIAMASGVEGATFFTPLFMLVLKLPPEVAIGTGLITEVFGFSSGLFAYIRKGLIDFKLGKKLLIVTIPLALIGTWLGKLISPSALKAMLGVGLFVIAQSFLSNPESEEIEVLDANIASHSRENPQTCLTSNDGETFCYTIANTTEGRLLSGIGALFLGMVSTGLGELNGYFLIQRCKVPSQVAVATSVFIVAITALIASVGHVLQFLQAGNDELMTVLSLVIFTAPGVLIGAQFGSMVASKLSQKLLERSMGILFIIVGAIVLFELAVKNQDLISSFIYISMI
- a CDS encoding DUF3179 domain-containing (seleno)protein, producing MSYLKPLAKTEVSDQAQEILTEIENQFGMIPNLFKTYAYYPPLLKANWQKFRATMEGGTLSPKLKQTIAVLISLDNSTEYCVCAHSRALLNMGISEEELKNIRHLIEVLIMRKIITMTLGSLTFSGFILFGLIYQAGGVENFKLRYFALTGIFQDQTKELADIRSQNLNPAKNTRIELSQLLNGGPPKDGIPSIDNPVFDTSQTTPFPQNELVIGVVVNGEAKAYPLGIMNWHEIVNDTVGGTNLTITYCPLCDTIVAFERGNTTFGVSGKLYQSCLVMFDRSDDTLYSQPWALGVVGKNVNTSLNRVAAVKTTLGDWLEKYPDSKILATKTGHNRDYFRYPYGSYDTDTKLIFPVRNQEQLQLHPKAIVSYIWEENQKTPHNSFSGISQQFPHEELKKLGEKTVKFGDRTVKARWDTELNTVIVEELDGKIIPSSTAFAFVYPSFFDIF
- a CDS encoding putative iron-sulfur cluster-binding metallochaperone, with product MSNCFVCQQKGKPVKIVTLQNLLKTEVLAKLNTTLNYFFCGEENCPIVYFNQQGQIFIIEELKVPVYQKDKSKNIPVCYCFNWTRESIYQKIKETQQNDVENSIKAKMKAQLCACEIKNPQGSCCLTNVHQTIDNYSSEFELLNDDEMIVLTQN